The stretch of DNA ATGCCCTATAAATCCCTCATGGTATTTATTGGCAAATCCCTGAAAAATGCATTCTTCCACTTCACCACCAATCCTGCACCATGGCCCAATGCTGCACCCTTCTCTCACTTTAGCCTGTAATACTATTGTATTATCTCCAATCGCACATGGTCCTTCAATTCTGGTAAAAGATTTTATTGAGCAACCTTTCCCAATATACACTGGTCCTTTTGTACAATCTATAACTACATACGGTTCTATAGTTACATCATCTTCTACTATTATTTGGGAACTATCGCCTAAAATTGTTACACTATTGTGGCCACCCGGCTTTTTTATAAATTTAAAATCCTGTGTTATAATATCCCCATTTTTATCAATCAATTCCCACAGAGATGTCAGCACATAACCGTTATAATTTGCTTTTTGAGTTTTGTCCTGCAAAAAATTTTGTACATCTTCGGTGGTGGTGAATGGTGGAATGGTAGCTTCTTGTACCTTTGCAAGTACAGGAATATCGTTATGCATATAAATAGTATTATTTTGTATGTCCGATAGTTCCGGGTATATAACCCTTGCATTGATAAACAGCAACTCTTCTGAATGGTTGATTTTCACCGGTTCATTAATATGGAGATGGGGATACTGTATGTGAACTATCGCTTCCAAATGATGTCGTGTATAAAAATAGATTGAATCAGGAAACTGAGATGGGAACAAGGTGGCATATCGCTGGTGAATGGTGAAAAGTCCGCAGCGAATATCCCATACGGGCCTTGTTAGGGTTATTGGGAAAAAGTCATTATACTGTGAATCTTCAAAAATTATTATTTTCATGTTTTCTTTAGAGCAGATACATTAATCTATTACATCATTAATTATCAAACCATATTTCCTTCATTAAAAACTGTTATTAAAATTAGTTATACTATAAACTGTTGTCAATAACATTTATGTAATAAAAAAAGCCACCCTACAGGAGTGGCTTTGTATGTATAAACTTTTAAGAAAAAGCTATTTATTTGCGTCTTCTTCAGCAAATTCTTTCTTGCGCTCTTCAATAACTTTTTCAGCAATCCTGCCTGAAATTGGCTCATAATGTGAAAAGCGCATTTCAAAGGTAGCCTTACCACTTGTCATTGCACGCAGGTCAATTGAATATCGCAGCATCTCGGCCAGTGGCACCAGCGCTTTAACTACTGATATTGGGGATTTCCCTTCCTCATCCGAACTTCCCATGCCCAGTACCTTGCCACGGCGGCTGGTGATATCATTCAAAATATCACCCATTGAATCCTTTTCAACATACACATCCACTTCCATGATGGGCTCTAACAGTATGGGACCTGCAGCTTCAAGACCTTTTTTCAATGCCTGTCGCGCTGCAATTTTAAATGACATTTCAGAAGAATCAACAGGATGATATGAACCATAGTAAAGCTCAACCGAAACATCCACAACCGGAAAGCGTGCAAGCACACCCTCATCCATTCCTTCTCGCAATCCCTTTTCAACAGCCGGTATGAAGTTACGTGGAATAACACCGCCAACAATGCTGTCTATAAATTCAAATCCTTTGCCACGTTCAAGTGGTGCAACTCTTATAAATACTTCACCATATTGCCCATGTCCACCTGTCTGCTTTTTGTGCTTATACTGAGCTTCAGCTTTTTTGGTGATAGTTTCCCTGTATGCAATCTTAGGTTCAGACGTAACAAGCTCAATTTTATTCTTTTCTTTTATGGATTTCAATATAATATCCAGCTGCATTTCACCCATTCCTGACAGAACTGTTTGTTTGGTTTCAGGATTAAATATATAGGTGATAGTTGGGTTTTCATCAGTTATTCGTGAGAATATCTGGCCAATTTTATCTTCATCGCCCTTCTTGGATGCCTGTACCGCATATGAAAACACAGGATTTGGTAACTGTATTATTGGCAACAACACTGAATGCTTTGTATCACATAATGTATCAAGAGTTGCTGTTCTATCCAGTTTAACAGCAACACCAATATCACCAGGAAGAAGTTTTGGCACTTCAACCGGTTTGTTGCCAATCATAGTATAAAGTTTTGTAACGCGTTCTTTATAATTCTTGGTGGAATTTAATACTTCAGTTTCAGGCAATAATGTTCCAGAAATGATTTTCAAATAATTGAATCTGCCAGCATACTGGTCAATGTATGTTTTCCATACAACTGCAGCAAATGGTGCATCAGGTTTTGATGTAATAACCACTTTTTCTTCTTTATTATTGGGATTTAGACCTTCAACCTGTTTGTTTAATTCCCATGCAGGAACATAATTTTTAATAACGTTAAGCAAATTCTTTATACCAATAGCTTTCAGTGAAGAACCACAAATAACCGGAAAGACCTCTGCTCTGGCAACAAGTTCTTTCAAGCCTTTTTTCATTTCATCTTCAGTTAATGGTTCACCCTCTAAATACTTTTCTATCAGTTCGTCATCGCCTTCAGCCGATAGTTCCATCAGACTATTGCGTGCATCTTCTGCAGCCTTTTTCAAATCTGCCGGGATATCGCTTGCTTGAATTTTGCCATCAGGTTTAGGCATCATAGCCTTCATTTCAATCAGGTCAATAACACCGCTGTGTTTATCAGCTTCACCGACAGGAATGCAAACAGCTGCAAATTTTGCATTAAAATGGGATCTCAGGTTATCAATAATAGCATTGAAATTTGCCCGTTCTTTATCCATTTTGTTTATAAAAATGATTCGTGGAATCTTTTTTGATTCTAAATAACGCCACACTTTTTCAGTTTCTATCTGTACGCCATCAACTGCATCAACCACTACGATAGCCGCTTCGGCTACCTGAATAGCGGCTCGTGCTTCACCAACAAAATCTGACATACCAGGTGTATCAATAATATTTATTTTAACATCATCTATCTCAACATAACCCAGTGCACTACGAATTGACATTTTCCTGCTTTTTTCTTCCTCATCATAATCCGATGTCAGCGACCCGTCATCCGGCTTGCCAATTTTGTCAATTTGACCACCTATAAACAACATCGCATCAAATAATGTAGATTTTCCGGTACTTCCATGCCCCACAATGGTAACAGTTCTAACGTTTTCAGTAGAATATTCTTTTAGCATCATACCCTCCAGCGTACTATTCACTAAATTAAAATGAGATATTCTCTTTTAGGACGAAAAGACAAAAGCTTTTGCAGAAAAGTAAAATGCTATATGTTTTTTGTAAAGTATTTTATTTTATAAAATTGAAAGCTATAGCACAAGTTCACAAAGAATATTCATAATCAATTTAGAAAAGTAGTTTAATAAAACATTATCTTTTGAAAAACAAAAGTTTTTCTTACCACTTCCTGGTATCGTAGTTATGTAGCAGTATAGTTTAGTGATAGGCAATTACTGTGCTGCTTTTTGTAGTAATTCCGGCGGTGGTCCCCAGTAAAATTGGCAACAAGGAATGCCTTCTTCTAAATAAAATGAAAATGTGTAGCCACTAAAACGATAGTTATCGGTATTTTCATCACTGTCTAATGCAGCAAGAAAATCATACAGATAATTCTCAACACAATAGGCTATAACCTTTGCCAATGACATCTTACATATTTTGCG from Spirochaetota bacterium encodes:
- a CDS encoding putative sugar nucleotidyl transferase, which produces MKIIIFEDSQYNDFFPITLTRPVWDIRCGLFTIHQRYATLFPSQFPDSIYFYTRHHLEAIVHIQYPHLHINEPVKINHSEELLFINARVIYPELSDIQNNTIYMHNDIPVLAKVQEATIPPFTTTEDVQNFLQDKTQKANYNGYVLTSLWELIDKNGDIITQDFKFIKKPGGHNSVTILGDSSQIIVEDDVTIEPYVVIDCTKGPVYIGKGCSIKSFTRIEGPCAIGDNTIVLQAKVREGCSIGPWCRIGGEVEECIFQGFANKYHEGFIGH
- the fusA gene encoding elongation factor G: MLKEYSTENVRTVTIVGHGSTGKSTLFDAMLFIGGQIDKIGKPDDGSLTSDYDEEEKSRKMSIRSALGYVEIDDVKINIIDTPGMSDFVGEARAAIQVAEAAIVVVDAVDGVQIETEKVWRYLESKKIPRIIFINKMDKERANFNAIIDNLRSHFNAKFAAVCIPVGEADKHSGVIDLIEMKAMMPKPDGKIQASDIPADLKKAAEDARNSLMELSAEGDDELIEKYLEGEPLTEDEMKKGLKELVARAEVFPVICGSSLKAIGIKNLLNVIKNYVPAWELNKQVEGLNPNNKEEKVVITSKPDAPFAAVVWKTYIDQYAGRFNYLKIISGTLLPETEVLNSTKNYKERVTKLYTMIGNKPVEVPKLLPGDIGVAVKLDRTATLDTLCDTKHSVLLPIIQLPNPVFSYAVQASKKGDEDKIGQIFSRITDENPTITYIFNPETKQTVLSGMGEMQLDIILKSIKEKNKIELVTSEPKIAYRETITKKAEAQYKHKKQTGGHGQYGEVFIRVAPLERGKGFEFIDSIVGGVIPRNFIPAVEKGLREGMDEGVLARFPVVDVSVELYYGSYHPVDSSEMSFKIAARQALKKGLEAAGPILLEPIMEVDVYVEKDSMGDILNDITSRRGKVLGMGSSDEEGKSPISVVKALVPLAEMLRYSIDLRAMTSGKATFEMRFSHYEPISGRIAEKVIEERKKEFAEEDANK